One genomic region from Siniperca chuatsi isolate FFG_IHB_CAS linkage group LG18, ASM2008510v1, whole genome shotgun sequence encodes:
- the nxnl2 gene encoding nucleoredoxin-like protein 2 gives MVEVFTGRTLLNKDGEFVEPEEALRNKVVGIYFSAGWCPPCRDFTPILCDFYTELVEESEPPAQFEIVFVSSDKSSDDMVEYYHDMHGDWLALPWTDDYKHELKQRYKITAVPKLVIVKENGDVITDKGRKQIRDRGLACFRSWLDAAEIFQNFKG, from the exons ATGGTAGAGGTATTTACCGGGCGGACACTCCTCAATAAGGACGGGGAATTCGTCGAGCCTGAAGAGGCGTTGAGGAATAAAGTGGTGGGGATCTACTTTTCTGCAGGATGGTGTCCACCTTGTCGAGACTTCACACCTATCCTGTGTGATTTCTACACGGAACTGGTTGAAGAGAGCGAACCTCCTGCTCAGTTTGAGATAGTTTTCGTGTCCTCTGACAAGTCGTCAGATGACATGGTTGAATATTATCATGATATGCACGGAGACTGGCTAGCTCTGCCCTGGACGGATGATTACAAACA tgagTTGAAGCAGCGCTACAAGATCACAGCAGTGCCCAAACTGGTGATCGTGAAGGAGAACGGCGACGTGATCACAGACAAGGGCAGGAAACAGATCCGAGACCGAGGCCTGGCCTGCTTCAGGTCCTGGTTGGACGCTGCAGAGATCTTTCAGAACTTTAAGGGTTAG
- the btc gene encoding probetacellulin isoform X1 — translation MAKVYRLYVGIATALALCKYSLADWNATDESANQTVSRCHRHGNRDNCTADTIDTGQWNGHFSKCPEELTNYCVHGDCRYVTEQKTPSCRCQRGYIGSRCEYVDLDWQIGEKRQIIIACVIAGLVFLILLIVFICICSHRRCRLCWRRGRRREEPRNGTEKLSMMDTSATHTPLTADSTEPPHTNAV, via the exons ATGGCCAAAGTGTACAGACTCTATGTAGGAATTGCAACAG CTCTGGCCTTATGCAAATACTCCCTGGCAGATTGGAATGCCACTGACGAGTCTGCCAATCAAACTGTGTCCCGCTGTCATCGCCATGGCAACAGAGACAATTGCACAG CAGACACAATAGATACAGGGCAGTGGAATGGCCACTTCTCAAAATGCCCTGAGGAACTAACAAACTACTGCGTACACGGGGACTGTCGTTACGTTACAGAACAGAAGACACCGTCTTGTAG GTGTCAGCGTGGTTACATTGGTTCCAGGTGTGAATATGTGGACCTGGACTGGCAGATAGGAGAGAAACGACAAATCATAATAGCCTGCGTCATCGCAGGGCTCGTTTTCCTCATTCTTCTCATTGTATTCATCTGCATTTGTTCACA TCGTAGGTGCAGATTGTGTTGGCGGAGGGGAAGACGGAGGGAGGAACCAAGGAACGGGACAGAGAAGCTCAGCATGATGGACAccagtgcaacacacacacctttaacGGCAGACTCAACAGAGCCACCACACACCAACGCTGtatga
- the btc gene encoding probetacellulin isoform X2 yields MAKVYRLYVGIATALALCKYSLADWNATDESANQTVSRCHRHGNRDNCTDTIDTGQWNGHFSKCPEELTNYCVHGDCRYVTEQKTPSCRCQRGYIGSRCEYVDLDWQIGEKRQIIIACVIAGLVFLILLIVFICICSHRRCRLCWRRGRRREEPRNGTEKLSMMDTSATHTPLTADSTEPPHTNAV; encoded by the exons ATGGCCAAAGTGTACAGACTCTATGTAGGAATTGCAACAG CTCTGGCCTTATGCAAATACTCCCTGGCAGATTGGAATGCCACTGACGAGTCTGCCAATCAAACTGTGTCCCGCTGTCATCGCCATGGCAACAGAGACAATTGCACAG ACACAATAGATACAGGGCAGTGGAATGGCCACTTCTCAAAATGCCCTGAGGAACTAACAAACTACTGCGTACACGGGGACTGTCGTTACGTTACAGAACAGAAGACACCGTCTTGTAG GTGTCAGCGTGGTTACATTGGTTCCAGGTGTGAATATGTGGACCTGGACTGGCAGATAGGAGAGAAACGACAAATCATAATAGCCTGCGTCATCGCAGGGCTCGTTTTCCTCATTCTTCTCATTGTATTCATCTGCATTTGTTCACA TCGTAGGTGCAGATTGTGTTGGCGGAGGGGAAGACGGAGGGAGGAACCAAGGAACGGGACAGAGAAGCTCAGCATGATGGACAccagtgcaacacacacacctttaacGGCAGACTCAACAGAGCCACCACACACCAACGCTGtatga
- the gng10 gene encoding guanine nucleotide-binding protein G(I)/G(S)/G(O) subunit gamma-10 — protein sequence MTSNSNLSNMRRLVEQLKLEASVERIKVSQAAAELQQYCLQNAGKDALLVGVPTGSNPFREPRSCAVV from the exons ATGACCTCTAATTCCAATTTATCCAACATGCGACGGCTGGTGGAACAACTGAAGCTTGAGGCCAGCGTGGAAAGAATCaag GTGTCCCAGGCGGCTGCAGAGCTCCAGCAGTACTGTCTGCAGAACGCAGGCAAGGACGCGCTGCTGGTCGGAGTCCCCACAGGCAGCAACCCCTTCAGAGAACCACGCTCCTGTGCTGTAGTGTGA